The Vanrija pseudolonga chromosome 1, complete sequence genomic sequence TCTCCCGCTCGCACCCCCTGCTCGGGAGCTACCAGCTCTCGCTGCTCCACTCGCGCATGTCGCAGCACGCGCCGCATGCGACCGACCGCTTCGGCCTGCAGCTGCGCGCGatgggccgcggcgccgggtgCCCCGCTGCCctgcgcgcgcctgcgcccaTTAGCCTCCCGCTAGCCGCGACGTACTACGacctcgcgggcggcgcggacgaaGCAGCGCCCaaggctgctggcgccgcggcccacACGCCGTGGGTCGcagacgtcgacgtcgaggggtGGTACTTTGACCActttggcggcgccgagagctcgaccgccccgcccgcgtTCCCGGGATACCGtgtcgccgcggtcggccAACTGCAGATCCTCGTCcgcaccgccaccgccgcagtCAAGGTGTTTGTGATTCCGTacgacctgcgcgagctggacgacggcgcgcgcctgctcgcccgcGAGCGGACGTACGTGTCCCAGCCTGaggcggcgtcagcgtcgacgacaccgcctgaggcggcgtcagcgtcgacgacaccgccCCGAACGCGCGAGTGCCTGCGCTACGCTGTCCAGCTGCAGTTTGCCTGCGCGAcagacagcgacggcgagcggggaTACTACGTCGCGCGGACGATCAAGCTGGTGTTCACCGCGTCCCCGCCGGAACGCGACGCGGCAGTGCGCACTGAGCGCGCAGACGAGGTcgtgcccgcgcccgcgcgttccccgccgacgaagaagacgcacgcgcagcgctcgtcgttctcgcgcacgtcgctcggcggcgcgaacggcagGACGAAGGAGGACTGGGCGCTCATCCGCGCCAAGTGGCTCGCGCGGGtgcctgccgccgacgcggtgcgcgggttcacgcccgagcccgacACGGTGAGAGGGTTcacgcccgagccggcgtcgcggccgactacgccgctcgcgccgcttgcgagcccgcgctcgctgctcagcgcgctcgcgccggccgaggagcgcgaagTGCGCTCGCGGTCCCGCTCGCCGTCTGTCGGCTCGGCCACGTCGCCCGACACACCGCTcgacggtgcgcgcgcgcgcttgcgcgccgctAGCCCCGTCACGCACCGCCGCAGAAGCctccgtgtcgagcgcgagctgtcGGAGCGCCTCCGCGCCATGGAGCTGGGCAGCTCGGAGCCAGAGCATGCGCCCGAGTCTCTTGAATAGCCCACCTTGCACTGCCACATCAAACCACTCATCTGCCctcttgttgttgttataGCCTCGATCCGATGCATGTTGTTACACCCTCGCTCGCGAACTTCGCAGGCTGGTGGCTGGAGCACTCTGTTCCGGCGGAGCACAGCGGGCCGAGCTGTAtccggtggaggtgggtcgCATGGCGGCTCGTAtgacgacgcggtgcgcggtATATCGGGGTCGTGTATCGCAACACACCTTGTATGCGGGCCATCCATCGCTGGTTCTTAAGCCCAGGGGCAGAGccaagcccgcgccgccagcatcCACAcacgtcgaccacgacgatgccgacacGAACGCGCCTGGACACGGGGTGGAGCTACACACAGCGCGCGAACGCTTCGTTTCctgacgtcgtcgacgcctggcgcgcctgcgcgcgcttCCCGACCGACGTGcatgccgagctcgaggcggccgaggtgatTGCGAACCCGCATCGGGGGATGAACGAGTGGGATGTGCAGTGTGAGTAgagggagcggcgcgcgcgacgcctgacgccgccgcaggggTATCCGAGGCCGACTGGGCCTTCAAGACGACCTTCACTGCCCCCTCGTCTGGGCAGTACACCGACCTCGTCTTCGACGGGCTAGACACGTACTGCGCTATCCTGGTGAACGGGACGCAGGTCGCGACGACAGACAACATGTTCCGGTCCCATCGCGTACGCATCGCGCCGAAGGCAGGCACAAACTCGCTCGAGCTGGTCTTCGCGGCGCCGTGGACGcgcgccaaggcgctcgaggcgcagcaTGGCGCGCGCACCGTGTGGAATGGGGACGGGAGCCGCGTGTACGCGCGTAAAGCGCAATATGGCTGGGGGTGGGATTGGGGCCCGGCGATCCTCACTGTCGGGCCGTGGCGCGACGTGTGGCTCGAGGCCTTTGCGTACCGGCTCGACAATGTGCGtttcgacgccgacgtcgagggcgcgggGTATGACCGCGCGGTCCTGCGCGTCTTCACGCTCAATGTCGTGCCGGAGCcaagcgacgccgagcgtgaCAACCTGCGCATCGCCTATACCCTCACGGACGGGGATGGAACGGTGGTGCACCAGAGCGTGCTccccctcgacgacctgctcgacgtcgacctgcAGGGCAAAGTCAAGCTGTGGTGGCCGGTACGGtacggcgcgcagccgctATACGAGCTAGACATCGCGCTCTTGTCGCCCGACGGGGCCACGCTCGCGGGGTACGCTTCGCGCGTGGCGTTCCGCCACGTGCGGCTCATCcgcgagccgctgccg encodes the following:
- the FAM214A gene encoding uncharacterized protein, which gives rise to MTITIPSPPGYSSPYAAYSTSPLRSSPLSQPPITPGLKAKRCKSSSAGTAAGVPIPSRRRPSASTTHLTPSPSARTPPSPSALSATTPSPSSLSRSHPLLGSYQLSLLHSRMSQHAPHATDRFGLQLRAMGRGAGCPAALRAPAPISLPLAATYYDLAGGADEAAPKAAGAAAHTPWVADVDVEGWYFDHFGGAESSTAPPAFPGYRVAAVGQLQILVRTATAAVKVFVIPYDLRELDDGARLLARERTYVSQPEAASASTTPPEAASASTTPPRTRECLRYAVQLQFACATDSDGERGYYVARTIKLVFTASPPERDAAVRTERADEVVPAPARSPPTKKTHAQRSSFSRTSLGGANGRTKEDWALIRAKWLARVPAADAVRGFTPEPDTVRGFTPEPASRPTTPLAPLASPRSLLSALAPAEEREVRSRSRSPSVGSATSPDTPLDGARARLRAASPVTHRRRSLRVERELSERLRAMELGSSEPEHAPESLE